A genomic window from Luteolibacter sp. LG18 includes:
- a CDS encoding RICIN domain-containing protein, with protein sequence MNKNLLSSLGTIAAVVTFACCPAAHGFNHPSAPFTLDDLTLLKSNITREPWKTGYDSLASQGQSQLTYTMQGPYANVSRAPDVNLNQWRNDMSAVYNLARMWWFTGNAAYAQKAHDILIAWADTQTSFTGGEANLDLGDYAICYVAGADILRGTWPGWTQTDTDKVKNLFLNVYFPSTAAGGNVLGPANKGALSMAAAAGMAAFGDDQAKFDHVVDLFRASASSGLPNTLSSGQIGETGRDFGHAYGQWRSLSLAAEFFWKQGVDVYSELDNRLLAIGDYDSRNNLGVTPPYVTYGSTDYYLYWTNQPGLGWTATRRGLEILNSAYVVRKGLSAPYIQLRRQSLPVDSDSFMFCKAADTSVATPPAAVTYPASALTSTGLTSLDIGGATPAGSSSYANGIWTVTGGGSEIWTYGNDSCHFAYRQVTGDFSITAKVESLQNTSGAAKIGVMFRDSLAANAGQRAWVAIKPGQNLEYHMRGWTNVLGGTNWDKGSRSFPDSKFWVKIQRVGRIVALYVSADGTSWAGVGEGDFSNLGSTNYIGLVVCSMANGTPNTATFSNVSMTGGNGVAPVWAPEAPRGVLGAPGAGKVPLRWLSSAGATSYKVKRSTTSGSGYTTIATVSGTSYIDTAVTNGTPYYYVVSAVNSTGEGANSPEDAVTPVSPMANVAFGGTASSYSNTSTSASAFDGNSGAKWYAGSNAGLGAIQYDQGAGRTAKIKRYSITSANDVPARDPKDWQFQGSNDGTNWTTLDSRSNVSFPYRHWELFFAVASPASYRYHRLNITATGGENSTQIGDLSFLSDEGTLIPADTYRLFNRKSNKAMDVQNGATTDGTPIIQWSGGSGDNQKWTFADQGGGQYRVDSVASGKTLEVNGGSTSDGAALVIRQWNGGNHQKWTAVPVGDGYFRFAAVHTGKSADVSGGSTANGAAVIQWPNNTGTNQQWWVSPAP encoded by the coding sequence ATGAATAAAAACCTGCTGTCGTCCCTCGGGACGATTGCCGCCGTTGTCACGTTCGCCTGCTGTCCAGCGGCCCATGGCTTCAACCACCCCAGCGCACCGTTCACGCTCGATGACCTGACTTTGCTCAAGTCGAACATCACGCGCGAGCCATGGAAGACCGGCTACGACTCGCTCGCCAGCCAAGGCCAATCCCAGCTCACCTACACGATGCAGGGACCGTATGCGAACGTGAGCCGCGCCCCGGACGTGAACCTCAACCAATGGCGGAACGACATGAGCGCGGTCTACAACCTCGCGCGCATGTGGTGGTTCACCGGCAACGCGGCCTACGCGCAAAAGGCCCATGACATCCTCATCGCCTGGGCCGACACCCAGACGTCGTTCACCGGCGGCGAGGCGAACCTCGATCTCGGCGACTACGCGATCTGCTACGTCGCAGGCGCGGACATCCTGCGCGGCACCTGGCCGGGCTGGACACAGACCGACACCGACAAGGTGAAGAACCTGTTTCTGAACGTCTATTTCCCGTCCACCGCCGCCGGTGGGAACGTGCTGGGCCCGGCGAACAAGGGCGCGCTGAGCATGGCCGCCGCCGCGGGAATGGCGGCCTTCGGCGATGACCAGGCGAAGTTCGACCACGTCGTCGACCTGTTCCGCGCCAGCGCGTCCTCGGGGCTGCCGAACACGCTTTCCTCCGGGCAGATCGGCGAGACCGGGCGGGACTTCGGCCACGCCTACGGCCAGTGGCGCTCGCTGTCACTGGCGGCCGAGTTCTTCTGGAAGCAAGGCGTCGACGTCTACTCCGAGCTCGACAACCGCCTGCTGGCCATCGGCGACTATGATTCCCGTAACAACCTGGGCGTGACCCCGCCCTACGTCACCTACGGCTCGACCGACTACTACCTCTACTGGACGAACCAGCCCGGCCTCGGCTGGACCGCCACGCGCCGGGGGCTGGAAATCCTGAACAGCGCCTACGTCGTGCGGAAGGGACTCTCCGCACCCTACATCCAGCTCCGTCGCCAGTCGCTGCCGGTGGATTCGGATTCGTTCATGTTCTGCAAGGCCGCGGACACCTCGGTGGCCACGCCGCCCGCGGCCGTCACCTATCCGGCGTCCGCGCTGACGAGCACCGGCCTCACTAGCCTGGACATCGGCGGTGCGACGCCCGCGGGAAGCAGCAGCTACGCCAACGGGATCTGGACGGTCACCGGCGGAGGTTCGGAGATCTGGACCTACGGCAACGACAGTTGCCATTTCGCCTACCGGCAGGTCACCGGTGATTTCTCGATCACCGCCAAGGTCGAGTCGCTGCAAAACACCTCCGGCGCGGCGAAGATCGGGGTGATGTTCCGCGATTCGCTCGCCGCCAACGCGGGCCAGCGGGCGTGGGTCGCCATCAAGCCCGGCCAGAACCTCGAGTACCACATGCGCGGCTGGACCAACGTCCTCGGCGGCACGAACTGGGACAAGGGCAGCCGCAGCTTCCCCGACTCGAAATTCTGGGTGAAGATCCAGCGTGTGGGCCGGATCGTCGCCCTCTATGTCTCCGCCGACGGCACCAGTTGGGCCGGCGTGGGCGAGGGCGATTTCTCCAACCTCGGCAGCACCAATTACATCGGCCTGGTGGTGTGCTCGATGGCGAATGGCACTCCGAACACGGCGACCTTCAGCAACGTCTCGATGACCGGCGGCAATGGTGTGGCTCCCGTCTGGGCGCCAGAGGCCCCGCGCGGCGTGCTGGGGGCGCCCGGCGCTGGCAAGGTGCCGCTGCGCTGGCTGTCCTCGGCCGGGGCGACCAGCTACAAGGTGAAGCGCTCCACCACCAGTGGCAGCGGCTACACCACCATCGCCACCGTTTCCGGCACCAGCTACATCGACACCGCGGTCACCAACGGCACGCCTTATTACTACGTCGTCAGCGCGGTGAACTCCACGGGCGAAGGCGCGAACTCCCCCGAGGATGCCGTGACCCCGGTCAGCCCGATGGCCAACGTCGCTTTCGGTGGAACGGCGAGCTCCTACAGCAACACGAGCACCTCCGCCTCGGCCTTCGACGGCAATTCAGGAGCGAAGTGGTATGCCGGATCGAACGCCGGTCTCGGCGCGATCCAATACGACCAGGGCGCGGGCCGCACCGCGAAGATCAAGCGCTACTCAATCACCAGCGCGAACGACGTGCCCGCGCGCGATCCGAAGGACTGGCAGTTCCAAGGATCGAACGATGGCACGAACTGGACCACGCTCGACAGTCGCAGCAATGTCTCCTTCCCCTATCGCCACTGGGAGCTGTTCTTTGCAGTCGCGAGCCCGGCGTCCTACCGTTACCACCGGCTCAACATCACCGCCACCGGCGGCGAGAACAGCACGCAGATCGGCGATCTCTCGTTTCTCAGTGACGAAGGCACCCTGATCCCGGCCGACACCTACCGCTTGTTCAACCGGAAGAGCAACAAGGCGATGGACGTGCAGAACGGCGCGACAACCGATGGCACGCCGATCATCCAGTGGAGCGGCGGCAGCGGCGACAACCAGAAGTGGACCTTCGCCGACCAGGGCGGCGGCCAGTACCGCGTGGACAGCGTGGCCAGCGGCAAGACGCTCGAGGTGAACGGCGGCAGCACCAGCGATGGCGCGGCGCTGGTCATCCGCCAGTGGAACGGCGGCAACCACCAGAAGTGGACCGCCGTCCCGGTGGGAGACGGTTACTTCCGGTTCGCCGCCGTGCACACGGGCAAGAGCGCCGACGTGAGCGGTGGCAGCACCGCCAATGGCGCGGCTGTCATCCAATGGCCGAACAACACCGGGACCAACCAGCAGTGGTGGGTCTCGCCCGCTCCCTGA
- the eno gene encoding phosphopyruvate hydratase — MDYTTIVEIRGREVIDSRGNPTVEVDVVLDGGAVGRAAVPSGASTGEHEAVELRDGDKSRYLGKGVLKAVENVNNRLAPALLGFDATEQAAIDAAMLAIDGTSTKKEIGANAILGVSMAVAKAAAQQIGLPLYKYLGGPNAKVLPVPMMNIINGGAHSDAPIDFQEFMIVPVGAPTFREALRYGAEVFHSLKKVLHDRGLSTAVGDEGGFAPNLGGAEDALGVIAQAIEKAGYKLGSDISIALDVASSEFFDASKNAYVFKKSDGSVKSAEELVAFYADLQKRYPIISIEDGCAENDWAGWKVLTDKLGGSTQLVGDDLFVTNTEFLSKGIAQGVANSILVKVNQIGSLTETFDAVEMAKENAYTAVLSHRSGETEDATIADLAVATNCGQIKTGSMSRSDRIAKYNQLLRIEEQLGDDAIYGVHKLKVLR; from the coding sequence ATGGACTACACCACCATCGTTGAAATCCGCGGCCGCGAGGTCATCGACTCGCGCGGCAATCCCACCGTCGAAGTTGACGTCGTCCTGGACGGCGGCGCTGTCGGCCGTGCCGCCGTGCCCAGCGGCGCCTCCACCGGCGAGCACGAAGCTGTCGAACTCCGCGACGGCGACAAGAGCCGCTACCTCGGCAAGGGCGTGCTGAAGGCCGTCGAGAACGTCAACAACCGCCTCGCCCCCGCGCTCCTCGGCTTCGACGCCACCGAACAGGCCGCCATCGACGCCGCCATGCTCGCCATCGACGGCACCTCCACCAAGAAGGAGATCGGCGCCAACGCCATCCTCGGCGTTTCGATGGCTGTCGCCAAGGCCGCCGCGCAGCAGATCGGCCTCCCGCTCTACAAGTACCTCGGTGGCCCGAACGCCAAGGTCCTCCCGGTGCCGATGATGAACATCATCAACGGCGGTGCCCACTCGGACGCCCCGATCGACTTCCAGGAGTTCATGATCGTGCCGGTCGGCGCCCCGACCTTCCGCGAAGCGCTCCGCTACGGCGCGGAAGTGTTCCACTCCCTCAAGAAGGTCCTCCACGACCGCGGTCTCTCCACCGCCGTCGGTGACGAAGGTGGCTTCGCCCCGAACCTCGGTGGCGCGGAAGACGCCCTCGGCGTGATCGCCCAGGCCATCGAGAAAGCTGGCTACAAGCTCGGCTCGGACATCTCCATCGCCCTCGACGTCGCTTCCTCCGAGTTCTTCGATGCTTCCAAGAACGCCTACGTGTTCAAGAAGTCCGATGGCTCCGTGAAGTCCGCCGAGGAACTCGTCGCCTTCTACGCCGACCTCCAGAAGCGCTACCCGATCATCTCGATCGAGGACGGCTGCGCCGAAAACGATTGGGCCGGTTGGAAGGTGCTCACCGACAAGCTCGGTGGCTCCACCCAGCTCGTCGGCGACGACCTCTTCGTCACCAACACCGAGTTCCTCTCCAAGGGCATCGCCCAGGGCGTCGCCAACTCCATCCTCGTGAAGGTGAACCAGATCGGTTCGCTCACCGAGACCTTCGACGCCGTCGAAATGGCCAAGGAGAACGCCTACACCGCCGTGCTCAGCCACCGCTCCGGTGAGACCGAGGACGCGACCATCGCCGACCTCGCCGTCGCCACCAACTGCGGCCAGATCAAGACCGGCTCCATGAGCCGCTCGGACAGAATCGCGAAGTACAACCAGCTCCTCCGCATCGAGGAGCAGTTGGGCGACGACGCCATCTACGGCGTCCACAAGCTCAAGGTCCTGCGCTAA
- a CDS encoding Calx-beta domain-containing protein: MFRPGLLLRRLVVFFAIACGSAGADVVPGLQPRTLVSPLGSSVYDDWSFYDGPLQRVGTGKRLILDPSIPALTGEAHSAPEGAFTGLYLIAATPTRLLYARSAPSGPSPVELRNAADYSLIGPVTLPDGWVWGGLEAALRAEATGDNIVARMVSRISTTEPTRREIGCALIDLSDGSIPRVINLGLAPAGMVTYVTELKISSTRVAAIVRASGNNFELRLYDRSNGLRTGRSSVPSYARVIAMSDEYLFLYDGSYRITSANLATSSVISVGGNTISSYDVGGAFRGDHFWLSSPGTSNATRYRRFDLSNLMHPVVVDDLSFLPDTDSVLRYVPLYGPDWFARFHPGSRFDAAVPATVDFYDLSENAYNHLPIARVSAAPAREQGRVITATITLDKPSPVTTSVRLVTSDASAHAGQDYSAVDRRVSIPAGALSATADIPLIEDDVIEPHESFSLGLVDPIGLRAATGTSSAVILGTGMGRWERPYEALTNPADTAQVGTTLGTVVAATETRLAAIVPYGAPNAGKLAVFEMETLRLLKLLTVSIGGTGSTYDLDGGVLRILTPGSSGTQCTIIDLETGTLLATGSIPVVLSSTYGDFPRAWLDNRHLLVRTASAATWTLHDIQDFSATRVIDQGVAHTATSSFFADARYLAAVIYVEDDPTAFYRTGGWYLALYDPATLAPLRRIPLPRDRGYNAGAVCLSSDLAAVTGDGVITVLDLATGAPLWTEALAFTYSNTIARMWIRGDFLVRNDPGTGSYQVRDLRNGGLLDLYAPGENVALAPSPGGLTGAGSKKVHRLLATPNEPRFASAVFTTRENVPATASLVPNERFLGARSITWTEAPRYWYGELPSEFLAGTATVQPANATTNLSIIPVNDRVVRTDNRTAVLTFTATAHPREIIGTGTGTVTEDDEAVELQPFAAYPTSDPASRPEFFAVSPDWIVTSNGWKTHVFSAATGAYLRSLPDNPGPAAYNALAIRGNRVFVACSSASVQVGTRSYPGVGAVYVHDLITGQRVATLSNNNPREHFGVSLAVSDRWLAVGGSTHLTTGTWATNGGTVSIFDMTTLKRVLLKTSTVIDFGRAIALHEDRVYVGAPGASVTPKGGSKLLNAGNVQGFVIPKGTALPLILPPVPVQSGNFGSRIAIANGRLVVIQSWGSLTSGSGSGSLHVYTVPDQSLDLSLAALAGTNDFSYQPFALGGNVLAYGYPQTFYDLSTKRLLGSWNFGQDASGGMWNTSLAIESGWLYWVGSTVYRRALPVYPTPPVPPEPPQPSPFPAGFSDWAVNSLTSSTDAARLPAADPDGDGLANWQEFLLGTSPGMGSSRSPFLFKNGEWLAMTYRRIDPSYGWPVHPEFSSDLIHWTREVPEWCRSGAMSGARAPPMGWKRLNSISRPALPSRAGCGSPSASDRRGIDSIDDDGGSIDFVNLMFRGMLRAYPMKPAPVSRTTVRWIVAGVLVSASVAVVAACRSACGSVRNPEGCHPVHAALKKLRCSAAEARVRRQPVVPQSTFPTTGWDGNLALK; this comes from the coding sequence ATGTTCCGCCCCGGATTGTTGTTGCGCCGCCTCGTCGTGTTTTTCGCCATCGCTTGTGGTTCGGCCGGGGCGGATGTCGTGCCCGGGCTCCAGCCCCGGACATTGGTTTCGCCGCTGGGCTCGTCGGTCTATGACGATTGGTCGTTCTACGATGGACCGCTGCAGCGGGTGGGCACGGGGAAGCGGCTCATTCTGGATCCCTCCATTCCGGCGTTGACCGGCGAGGCGCACTCCGCTCCGGAGGGAGCGTTCACTGGTCTCTATCTCATCGCCGCCACGCCGACGCGCCTCTTGTATGCCCGCAGTGCTCCGTCCGGCCCGAGCCCGGTGGAGCTCCGCAATGCTGCGGACTACTCGCTCATCGGCCCGGTTACCCTGCCGGACGGTTGGGTCTGGGGTGGTCTTGAGGCCGCTCTGCGGGCGGAGGCCACCGGCGACAATATCGTGGCACGGATGGTCAGCCGCATTTCCACCACCGAGCCCACCCGCCGCGAGATCGGCTGCGCCCTCATCGATCTATCCGATGGCAGCATTCCCCGTGTAATCAATCTCGGCCTGGCCCCGGCCGGGATGGTCACCTACGTCACCGAGCTCAAGATCAGCTCCACCCGCGTCGCGGCAATCGTACGCGCGTCCGGGAACAACTTCGAGCTCCGGCTCTACGACCGCTCCAACGGCCTGCGCACCGGACGCTCCAGCGTCCCTTCCTACGCCCGTGTCATCGCCATGTCGGATGAGTATCTCTTCCTCTACGACGGCTCCTACCGCATCACCTCCGCCAATCTCGCCACCTCGTCCGTCATCTCCGTGGGCGGCAACACGATCAGCAGCTATGATGTGGGCGGGGCCTTCCGTGGCGATCACTTCTGGCTCAGCTCCCCCGGCACGTCGAATGCCACTCGCTACCGGCGTTTCGATCTCTCGAACCTGATGCATCCCGTGGTCGTGGACGACCTTTCCTTTCTGCCGGACACGGATTCCGTCCTGCGCTACGTCCCGCTCTACGGACCGGACTGGTTCGCCCGCTTTCACCCCGGTTCCCGCTTCGATGCGGCGGTGCCCGCCACCGTGGATTTCTACGATCTCTCGGAAAACGCCTACAACCACCTGCCCATCGCGCGGGTGTCCGCCGCTCCGGCCCGTGAACAGGGCCGGGTCATCACGGCCACCATCACCTTGGACAAGCCCTCGCCGGTGACGACGTCCGTGCGTCTGGTAACCTCGGATGCCTCCGCCCACGCCGGGCAGGACTACAGCGCCGTCGATCGCCGGGTCAGCATCCCGGCTGGTGCCCTTTCCGCCACCGCGGATATTCCGCTGATTGAGGATGACGTGATCGAGCCCCACGAGTCCTTTTCCCTCGGGCTCGTCGATCCCATCGGCCTGCGCGCCGCCACCGGCACCAGCTCCGCGGTCATTCTCGGCACCGGCATGGGTCGGTGGGAGCGTCCCTACGAGGCGCTGACCAATCCCGCGGACACGGCGCAGGTGGGCACTACACTCGGGACCGTGGTGGCTGCCACCGAGACCCGTCTCGCCGCCATCGTCCCATACGGTGCGCCGAATGCCGGGAAGCTCGCGGTCTTCGAGATGGAGACCCTCCGGCTGCTCAAGCTCCTCACCGTCTCCATCGGCGGCACCGGCTCGACCTATGACCTGGATGGGGGTGTCCTCCGCATCCTCACCCCGGGTTCCAGCGGCACCCAGTGCACCATCATCGATCTGGAGACGGGCACGCTTCTGGCCACCGGTTCCATCCCCGTCGTCCTCAGCAGCACGTATGGGGATTTTCCCCGCGCCTGGCTGGACAACCGGCATCTTCTTGTCCGCACGGCCTCCGCCGCCACCTGGACGCTTCATGACATCCAGGACTTCTCCGCCACCCGGGTTATTGATCAAGGCGTGGCCCACACCGCCACCTCCTCGTTCTTCGCCGATGCCCGCTACCTCGCGGCGGTGATTTACGTCGAGGATGATCCCACCGCGTTTTACCGGACCGGAGGGTGGTATCTGGCGCTCTACGATCCGGCCACCCTCGCGCCGCTGCGGAGGATTCCCCTGCCGCGGGACCGTGGCTATAACGCGGGAGCCGTGTGCCTCTCCAGCGATCTCGCCGCGGTCACCGGGGACGGGGTCATCACGGTGCTCGATCTCGCCACCGGTGCTCCGCTCTGGACTGAAGCCCTGGCTTTCACCTACTCGAATACGATTGCCCGCATGTGGATCCGGGGGGATTTCCTCGTCCGCAACGATCCTGGCACCGGATCGTATCAGGTGCGGGATCTTCGCAACGGCGGCCTCCTCGATCTCTACGCGCCTGGCGAGAACGTCGCGCTGGCGCCGAGTCCGGGCGGCCTCACCGGCGCGGGTTCGAAGAAGGTCCACCGTCTCCTCGCCACGCCCAATGAGCCACGTTTCGCTTCGGCGGTTTTCACCACCCGGGAAAACGTTCCGGCGACCGCTTCGCTGGTGCCGAACGAGCGCTTCCTGGGTGCGCGCTCCATCACGTGGACGGAAGCCCCGCGCTACTGGTATGGCGAGCTGCCCTCCGAGTTTCTCGCTGGCACCGCCACTGTCCAGCCGGCGAACGCCACCACCAACCTGTCCATCATCCCGGTCAACGACCGCGTGGTCCGCACTGACAATCGCACCGCAGTCCTCACCTTCACCGCCACCGCTCACCCGCGCGAGATCATCGGCACCGGTACCGGCACCGTCACCGAGGATGACGAGGCGGTGGAACTCCAGCCCTTTGCCGCCTATCCCACCTCCGATCCCGCCTCCAGACCGGAATTCTTCGCCGTCTCTCCGGATTGGATCGTCACCAGCAACGGATGGAAGACCCACGTCTTTTCCGCCGCCACCGGAGCCTATCTCCGATCCCTCCCGGACAACCCCGGCCCAGCGGCCTACAATGCGCTCGCTATCCGCGGAAACCGTGTGTTCGTCGCCTGCTCCTCGGCATCCGTCCAGGTGGGGACCCGCAGCTACCCGGGAGTGGGGGCGGTGTATGTCCATGATCTCATCACCGGGCAGCGCGTCGCGACGCTCTCGAACAACAACCCCCGGGAACACTTCGGGGTATCCCTCGCCGTTTCGGATCGTTGGCTCGCCGTGGGCGGTTCCACCCATCTCACCACTGGCACCTGGGCGACGAATGGCGGCACGGTCTCGATCTTTGACATGACCACGCTCAAGCGCGTGCTCTTGAAGACCTCAACGGTCATCGACTTCGGCCGGGCCATCGCCCTCCACGAGGATCGTGTCTACGTCGGAGCACCCGGTGCCAGCGTCACGCCCAAGGGAGGCTCGAAGCTCCTGAATGCGGGGAATGTCCAGGGCTTCGTCATTCCGAAGGGGACCGCCCTGCCATTGATCCTGCCGCCGGTGCCGGTACAAAGCGGCAACTTCGGCAGCCGCATCGCGATTGCCAATGGCAGGCTTGTGGTGATCCAGTCCTGGGGCTCACTGACCAGCGGATCGGGTTCCGGTTCCCTCCATGTTTACACCGTCCCGGACCAGTCGCTTGATCTCAGCTTGGCTGCGCTCGCGGGCACGAACGATTTCAGCTACCAGCCCTTCGCCCTTGGCGGGAATGTCCTCGCCTATGGTTATCCGCAGACGTTCTACGATCTCTCCACCAAACGGTTGCTCGGTTCGTGGAATTTCGGCCAGGACGCCTCCGGCGGGATGTGGAATACAAGCCTCGCCATCGAGAGCGGCTGGCTCTACTGGGTGGGATCGACGGTCTATCGCCGCGCGTTGCCGGTGTATCCAACGCCGCCCGTTCCTCCCGAGCCACCGCAGCCCTCGCCCTTTCCCGCTGGCTTCAGCGATTGGGCCGTGAACAGCCTCACCTCCTCCACGGATGCCGCCCGCCTGCCCGCTGCCGATCCGGATGGCGACGGGTTGGCCAATTGGCAGGAGTTCCTGCTCGGCACCTCTCCCGGCATGGGCAGCAGCCGATCTCCGTTCCTGTTCAAGAACGGGGAGTGGCTCGCCATGACCTATCGCCGGATCGACCCCTCCTACGGGTGGCCGGTTCACCCCGAATTCAGCTCCGACCTGATCCACTGGACCCGTGAGGTGCCGGAGTGGTGCCGGAGTGGTGCCATGTCTGGAGCAAGGGCGCCGCCAATGGGGTGGAAACGATTGAACTCGATCTCGAGACCGGCGCTGCCATCAAGGGCTGGGTGCGGTTCTCCTTCAGCGAGTGATCGCAGGGGGATTGATTCCATCGATGATGATGGTGGTTCTATCGATTTTGTGAATCTGATGTTCCGAGGTATGCTGCGCGCATACCCCATGAAACCCGCACCCGTTTCCCGCACCACCGTCCGCTGGATCGTCGCCGGCGTCCTTGTCTCGGCCTCCGTGGCGGTGGTGGCCGCTTGCCGCAGCGCCTGCGGCTCCGTCCGGAATCCGGAAGGCTGCCACCCGGTTCACGCAGCGCTCAAGAAGCTCCGCTGCTCCGCCGCCGAGGCGCGTGTGCGCCGCCAGCCTGTGGTCCCGCAGTCTACCTTCCCCACCACCGGCTGGGATGGGAATCTCGCGTTGAAATAA
- the trpB gene encoding tryptophan synthase subunit beta, which yields MSLTNLPDATGHFGKFGGMFVPETLMAPLQELTVAYDEARRDPAFQKELDHLLADYVGRPTPLYFAERWTEVLGGAKIYLKREDLLHTGAHKINNAIGQILLAKRLGKKRIIAETGAGQHGVATATVCARFGMECVVYMGAVDMERQALNVARMRLMGAEVRAVTAGQATLKEAVNEAMRDWVATVDHTHYILGSALGSHPFPMMVRDFHRVIGVEARRQILEKEGRLPDILVACVGGGSNAIGLFHPFLGDDEVLMIGVEAGGEGIIPERHAARFQGGKLGVLQGTKTWLLANEDGQIELTHSVSAGLDYAAVGPEHAYLQDIGRVEYSYATDDEALAAFKELAHTEGILPALESSHAMAHVRKIAPTLSKDTIIIANLSGRGDKDVEQAAKYLLK from the coding sequence ATGTCCCTTACCAATCTTCCCGACGCCACCGGTCATTTCGGCAAATTCGGCGGCATGTTCGTCCCGGAGACCCTGATGGCTCCGCTCCAGGAGCTCACGGTGGCCTATGACGAGGCCCGCCGCGATCCGGCCTTCCAGAAGGAGCTGGACCACCTCCTCGCCGATTACGTCGGCCGTCCAACCCCGCTGTATTTCGCGGAGCGATGGACCGAGGTGCTCGGCGGCGCGAAAATCTACCTGAAGCGCGAGGACCTGCTCCACACCGGAGCCCATAAGATCAACAACGCCATCGGCCAGATCCTGCTGGCGAAGCGCCTCGGCAAGAAGCGCATCATCGCGGAAACCGGTGCCGGCCAGCACGGTGTGGCCACCGCCACCGTCTGTGCCCGCTTCGGCATGGAGTGCGTTGTTTACATGGGCGCCGTGGACATGGAGCGCCAGGCGCTCAATGTCGCCCGCATGCGCCTGATGGGCGCCGAGGTCCGCGCGGTGACCGCCGGCCAGGCCACGCTCAAGGAGGCCGTCAACGAGGCCATGCGCGACTGGGTGGCCACCGTCGACCACACCCACTACATTCTCGGTTCCGCGCTCGGCTCGCACCCGTTCCCGATGATGGTCCGCGATTTCCATCGCGTGATCGGTGTCGAGGCCCGCCGTCAGATCCTCGAAAAGGAAGGTCGCCTGCCGGACATTCTCGTTGCCTGTGTCGGTGGCGGTTCGAATGCGATCGGCCTGTTCCATCCCTTCCTCGGCGATGACGAGGTCCTGATGATCGGCGTCGAGGCGGGCGGGGAGGGGATCATCCCGGAACGCCACGCCGCCCGTTTCCAAGGCGGCAAGCTCGGCGTCCTGCAGGGCACGAAGACCTGGTTGCTCGCGAACGAGGACGGCCAGATCGAGCTCACGCACTCGGTTTCCGCCGGTCTCGACTACGCTGCCGTGGGTCCGGAGCACGCGTATCTCCAGGACATCGGCCGCGTGGAATACTCCTACGCCACCGATGACGAGGCTCTGGCAGCCTTCAAGGAACTCGCCCATACCGAGGGGATTCTCCCGGCGCTGGAAAGCTCCCACGCGATGGCCCACGTGCGGAAAATCGCCCCCACCTTGTCGAAGGACACCATCATCATCGCGAACCTTTCGGGCCGCGGTGACAAGGACGTGGAGCAGGCCGCGAAATACCTGCTCAAATAA
- the bioD gene encoding dethiobiotin synthase: MSFFITGTDTGVGKTRVTCLLLAALRGERRDAVGYKPVASGDREDAALLLEASGLDEAKLDAVNPVYFQTAVAPYVAGMLENNPVDPAALVAGYRALAAEHELVLVEGAGGWEVPLAPGYRISDLATDLALPVIVVAANKLGVLNHVALTVAAIQARGLTCAGVVLNELEDELDTAKITNKGVLEDITGVPLLAHIIHGQDFLDLEDFGL, translated from the coding sequence GTGAGTTTCTTCATCACCGGCACCGATACCGGCGTGGGCAAAACCCGCGTCACCTGTCTCCTCCTGGCGGCCCTGCGGGGCGAGCGCCGTGATGCCGTGGGCTACAAGCCGGTGGCCTCGGGTGACCGCGAGGACGCCGCGCTGCTGCTGGAGGCGTCCGGCCTGGACGAGGCCAAGCTGGATGCGGTGAACCCGGTGTATTTCCAAACCGCCGTGGCTCCCTACGTGGCCGGGATGCTGGAAAACAATCCGGTCGATCCCGCCGCGCTGGTCGCGGGTTACCGCGCGCTCGCCGCGGAGCACGAGTTGGTGCTCGTGGAGGGGGCGGGGGGCTGGGAAGTCCCGCTCGCGCCCGGCTACCGCATTTCCGACCTCGCCACCGACCTCGCGCTGCCGGTGATCGTGGTGGCGGCGAACAAGCTTGGCGTGCTGAACCACGTGGCCCTCACCGTGGCCGCGATCCAGGCCCGTGGCCTGACCTGCGCCGGCGTCGTCCTGAACGAACTCGAGGACGAACTCGACACCGCCAAGATCACCAACAAGGGCGTGCTGGAGGATATCACCGGCGTGCCGCTGCTGGCCCACATCATCCACGGCCAGGACTTCCTCGATCTGGAGGATTTTGGACTCTGA